CGCGCAGGTCGAGCAGGTGTACTCCGACGCCCTGGGGCAGAGCCCGGAGGCCGTGCAGATCGTGGGGTCCGGGGCGAGCGCGACCGTGCAGATCCGGTCCAGCGCGCTGGACGCCGCCGAGGTGGTGACGCTCCAGCAGGCGCTGTTCGACGAGTTCGCACCGCGGGACACCAGTGGCGTGCCCAATCCCAACGCGATCAGTTTCGCCGACGTCAGCGAGACGTGGGGCGGGCAGGTCACCCAGAAGGCACTCATTGCGCTGGTGGTGTTCCTGGTGCTGGTCAGCGTGTACATCGTGATCAGATACGAGAGGGACATGGCGACCGCGGCGATCGCCGCCCTGTTCTTCGACATCATCGTCACGGCGGGCGTGTACGCGATCGTCGGATTCGAGGTGACCCCGGCCAGTGTCATCGGACTGCTGACCATTCTCGGCTTCTCGCTGTACGACTCCGTCATCGTGTTCGACAAGGTCGAGGAGAACACCCACGGAATCCTGCACCTGAACAGACGTACCTATGCGGAGCAGGCGAATCTCGCGGTCAATCAGACGCTCATGCGGTCCATCAACACGACCGTGATCGGTGTGCTCCCGGTCCTCGCGCTGATGGTGGTCGCGGTATGGGCGCTCGGAGTGGGCACGCTGAAGGACCTCGCACTGGTGCAGCTCGTGGGTATCGTCGTCGGTACCTACTCGTCGATCTTCTTTGCAACCCCGCTGCTCGTGTCGATCAAGGAACGGTGGGGTCCGGTGCGCGAGCACACGCAGAAGGTGCTCGAGCGGCGTGAGGAGCGTGCTGCCCGAGTGGCCGCCGGCGAGGAGGTCGACGCGACCGCGGGGACCGGTGCCGTCGCGGTCGCCGGAGACGCTCCCGACAGGGCCACCGGGCCCCGGCGGACAGCGGGACCGCGGCCCGGATCGCGGCCGGCGGGCAAGCGGCACCGCCGGAGGTCGTAGTGGAGTGGGTGTCAGCGGAGACGCGCACGTAGGGAAGGTGGACACGATGCCGGATTCCACCGGACCCGAATCGCGCATGCCCGTGGCCACGCGTCCCCGGGCTCGCGCTCTGGTCGCTGCGGGTCTGACGCTCGCCGTCGCGGCGGTCACGGCGACGGGCTGTGCGTCGGCCGAGGAGCAGGTCCCCACGATCGGCTACGGCATCGACAACGTCGTGACGACGTACAACGCGGGAACCGTCGACGGCGCCACGTCCGGTGCCCGGCAGGCATTCGTGCGGGTCCAGCCCGGTTTCTCGTACACCGGTCCGGAGGGGACGGCGGTGTCCGACACCGATGTCGGCTCCGCTCACCCGGTCCCCGCCGAGGCCTTGACCATCGCGTACCAGATCAACCCTGCTGCGGAGTACTCGGACGGCGCGCCCCTCACCTGCGACGATCTCGTTCTCACGTGGGCTGCCCACAGTGGACGTTTCACCGGGCCGGACGGCGGGCAGCTGTTCGATGCCGCCGAGGTCGCCGGGTACACGGACATCGATCGGGTCGACTGCGTGCCCGGCGCCAGGGAGGCGACTGTCGTCTTCCGTTCGGGACGGTCGGTGGTCGACTGGAAGTCGCTGTTCGGTGCCACCTCGATCCTGCCCTCGCACGTGGTCGAGCGGGAGGCCGGCGTCGACGACCTCGTCGCGGCGGTCGAGGCGGGCGACGTCGAGGCGCTCGGCCGGGTGGCCGAGTTCTGGAACACCGGTTGGTCGCTCGTTCCCGGCGAGTTGGACCTGTCCCGTTTCCCGTCGGCGGGTCCCTACAAGCTCGAGTCCTACAGTGAGGACGACGGCCTCGTCCTCGTCGCCAACGATCGGTGGTGGGGTAACCGCCCGGCCACCGAGCGCATCGTGGTGCGGACGAAGGGCGAGGGCCTCGCGGAGCGGGTCGAATCCGGCGAGATCGAGGTCCTCGACGTCGCCGAGGGATCGGTGCCGGGGCTCGACGTCGCCGGATGGGAGGTGGCCGAGCTGCCGTCCCTCGGCGTCGAACAGCTGATCCTGTCGTCGACGGGAGTGTTCGACTCCGCCGCGGCCCGCCGCGCCTTCGCGGCGTGCGTTCCCCGCGATCAGCTGTTCGAGACGTTCGGCACGATTCCCGAGCACACGGGCGCTCCGCTGGGTGTGGTCGACGCCCGGTTCGTCGCGCGCGACGACCTGATCTACCCGTCGGTCGCGACCGCGGCCGACGGACGGTACCGGCAGCCGGATGTCGCCGCCGCGTCGGCGGCCGGCCCGCTCACCGTGCGGATCGGCTATCGGGCGCCCGACCAGCAACGCCGAGACATGGTGTCCGCGATCGCATCCGCCTGCGAGCCGGCCGGGATCACCGTCGAGGACGCAGGTTCGCCGGAGTTCACCTCGTCGGCGCTCCGTCGTGGTGAGGTGGACGCCGTGCTCGCCGGCACGGCAGGGGCCGACGGATCTGCCGGCAGCACCGAGCGGACCACTGCGATGTACGCGCTCCGCAGTGGCAGCGGATCCAATTTCGGGGGATTTGCCAACAGCCGGGTCGATCAGATCGTCGATCAGCTCGCGGTGGACGGATCGACGTCGGCCACCCTGGCGCTGGCAGGGGAGGCGGAGAACATCCTGTGGACGGAGATGCCGACGATCCCGCTCTTCAATCAGCCACGGACCATCGGAGCCGCCGAGGGCATG
This genomic interval from Rhodococcus triatomae contains the following:
- a CDS encoding ABC transporter substrate-binding protein yields the protein MPDSTGPESRMPVATRPRARALVAAGLTLAVAAVTATGCASAEEQVPTIGYGIDNVVTTYNAGTVDGATSGARQAFVRVQPGFSYTGPEGTAVSDTDVGSAHPVPAEALTIAYQINPAAEYSDGAPLTCDDLVLTWAAHSGRFTGPDGGQLFDAAEVAGYTDIDRVDCVPGAREATVVFRSGRSVVDWKSLFGATSILPSHVVEREAGVDDLVAAVEAGDVEALGRVAEFWNTGWSLVPGELDLSRFPSAGPYKLESYSEDDGLVLVANDRWWGNRPATERIVVRTKGEGLAERVESGEIEVLDVAEGSVPGLDVAGWEVAELPSLGVEQLILSSTGVFDSAAARRAFAACVPRDQLFETFGTIPEHTGAPLGVVDARFVARDDLIYPSVATAADGRYRQPDVAAASAAGPLTVRIGYRAPDQQRRDMVSAIASACEPAGITVEDAGSPEFTSSALRRGEVDAVLAGTAGADGSAGSTERTTAMYALRSGSGSNFGGFANSRVDQIVDQLAVDGSTSATLALAGEAENILWTEMPTIPLFNQPRTIGAAEGMHALDPNPSRSGTGWNMDRWVLRR
- the secF gene encoding protein translocase subunit SecF is translated as MSASSTTEAGQRGFLSRLYTGTGAFEVVGRRRFYYLLTAAIVLVSLAGIAIRGFTLGIDFEGGSRVQFPVGDGVETAQVEQVYSDALGQSPEAVQIVGSGASATVQIRSSALDAAEVVTLQQALFDEFAPRDTSGVPNPNAISFADVSETWGGQVTQKALIALVVFLVLVSVYIVIRYERDMATAAIAALFFDIIVTAGVYAIVGFEVTPASVIGLLTILGFSLYDSVIVFDKVEENTHGILHLNRRTYAEQANLAVNQTLMRSINTTVIGVLPVLALMVVAVWALGVGTLKDLALVQLVGIVVGTYSSIFFATPLLVSIKERWGPVREHTQKVLERREERAARVAAGEEVDATAGTGAVAVAGDAPDRATGPRRTAGPRPGSRPAGKRHRRRS